Genomic window (Patescibacteria group bacterium):
TGGCGCCAATAGTTATTTTACTTTTGGCTCAGATTAAAGAAATTTTTAAAAATAAAAAAGATTTAAAATGGGGAGTCTTTTATTTAATAACTATTATTTTGGGCATTATCAGCTTAGTTTTAGCAAAGTCGGAGGGGGCAGTAGTTGGCTTGTTGGCCGGAATTATTTTTTTAGCTTTATTAAGTGGGCCTAGAGAAAGAAAAACCATTTTAATTATAATAATTTTAGCAATTTTAATGATAAGTTTTTATCAGCCTTGGCAAGAATATGCTAGAGAAAAAATAACTTTAAACGATTTGTCTGGTCAGATTCGTCGCCAACAGTGGAAAGAAACCTGGCAGATGTTGCAAGATGGCCGAATTTTAAGTGGTTCGGGTCTAGCCAGTTATCAGATAGCTATTGAACCTTATCATCAGGATGGGATTTTTTTTAACGCTGAGAAAGACCCTGATTTTAAGCGCAAAATAATTTTATTTAGCGATGAATATAAGGCGGAACACTGGCAACCGGTAGAAATTTATTTATACCCGCACAACATAATTTTAAATTTTTGGACTGAATTGGGTTTGGCCGGATTATCAATTTTTATTTTGTGTCTTTTGGAATTTTTTAAAACTGGTGGATTAATTTTGAAAAATAAAAAAAATTATTTAGTTATCGGCTTGATGGCTAGTATGATTGTTATTTTAATTCATGGCTTAGTGGATGTACCGTATTTTAAAAATGATTTAGCTATTTTATGGTGGCTATTTATTGGTTTAATAACAATTTTAGATATTAAATATCAAACGCGTTATGAAAATTAGATTACAAAAATTTTTATCACAAGCCGGCTGTTGTTCGCGTCGGCAAGCAGAGGAATTAATCCAACAAAAAAGGATTAAAATTAATAACCAAGTGGCACGGCTAGGCGATAAAGCAGAAATTAACAAAGACGAAGTTAGGTTTGATGAGCGTGTTATAAAATTGACTTCGAACTTAATTTATATTAAATTAAATAAACCTAGGGGATATACTTGCACGCACGGTAAATTTGAAAAAGAAAAAAATATTTTTGAATTAATTAATCTTAAAGAAAAATTATTAATTGTTGGTCGTTTAGATCGAGAGAGTCGTGGTTTAGTATTATTAACGACAGATGGTGAATTGATGCAACAAATTACGCATCCGAGTTATCGACACGAAAAAGAATATATAGTTAAAATTAGCCAAAAAATTACCGAAGAAGAAATTAAAAATTTAATCCGAGTTTTTAGGGCTGGACTAGATTTGGGACCCGATTTTGGGAAAGTAAGAGTTAAAAATATAGAATATTTGAAACAAAGTCAATTTAAAATAATTTTAATCCAAGGTAAAAAACGACAAATTCGCCAAATGTTTCAAAAATTAAATTACCAAGTTGCTGATTTACAAAGAATTAGAATAAAAAACATCAAATTAGAAAAATTAGCAGAAGGTAAATGGCAATATTTAACTCAAACAGAAATTAATAATTTAAAAAAATAATTTAATTTAAAAATTATGAATATAACAAAAATTTTTCCTCAAAGTTTTCTGTGTGCACTCGGTACGACTGCGTATATAATTTTAGTAAGTTTAATAATGAATAAGGGCGAACAAATTTTTGGTCAGACAGATGGTGTGGCTGGTCCAATAGCTTTTTTGCTTTTGTTTGTTTTTTCAGCGGCTCTGACTGGAAGTTTAGTTTTGGGTAAGCCGGTTTTACTTTATTTAGATGGAAAAAAGAAAGAAAGTATCCAGATGTTTTTAACAACTTTGGGTTGGTTATTAATTATGACGATGCTAGCGTTAGTGTTGAGCGTAGCTTAACTAATTCAAAAAATAAGGAGAGGTCGCATAGTTGGTCGATTGCGCTGGTTTCGAAAACCAGTAGACTGTAAAGTCTCGAGGGTTCGAATCCCTCCCTCTCCGTTTTTAGGGTTTTATTAAAAAATTTTTATGTCCCAATACTACAAAATCCCACGCGATTCAAGATGGAACTTTGACCCCAATCAAAAAAATAACTTTAAACTAAGTCGCTCTAAATTGGCTTTATTTTTAGAATGTCCACGTTGTTTTTATCTTGATAATCGTTTAGGTCTTAAACGACCAGCGGGTTATCCTTTTAATTTAAATTCGGCCGTGGATTATTTATTAAAAAAAGAATTTGATATTCATCGAGCTGAAAAAAAACAACATCCTTTACAGGAAAAATATGGCCTTGATGCTCGGCCGGTAGCACATGAAAAATTAGACGTTTGGCGTGAAAATTTTCAAGGTGTTGAATATTTACACCCTGAAACTAGTTTATTAATTACCGGTGCGATTGATGATTTGTGGATTAATTCCAAAGGAGAATATATCGTGGTAGATTACAAGGCCACTTCAAAAAATGATGAGATTACAGAATTAGATCAAGATTGGCAAGATAGTTATAAACGCCAGATGGATATTTATCAATGGTTGCTACGTCGAAACGGACTTAAGGTTTCAGATACAGGCTATTTTGTTTATTGTAATGGCCGAACCGACACAGAAGCTTTTGATGCCAGATTAGAATTTGATGTGACTTTGGTACCATATAAAGGCGATGACAGTTGGGTCGATAAAGCTATTTTAGATGCTTATGAATGTTTAATGTCTAACCAAATTCCAGAATCTAATTCTGAATGTGATTATTGTCTTTATCGTCAAACAATTCAAAAATATCTTAAATAAATATGATGGATTTGTTTAAAGAAATTTTAGAAAAATATAATTTAGAATTTAAAAAAGATCATCCAGAAATTGAAATTAATGGTAGCCCTGAACGTTGCCAGCAACGTTGGGTAATTGAAGATCAAGTGGGTGATTTTTTTATTGTTGAAAAAATTTTTAATCATCAAGTTAACCGTCGAGAATATATCAGTCAAAATTTAGAAAAATTAAATCAAGCTGGTTTAGATAAAATTGAATTATATTTAACAAATAATCAGAATGAGTTTATAACTCAAATTAACAAAGACTGGTGGCAGATTAAAAAATATATTTTGGGCGTAGATTTGCAACGTCCAGATTATTTAGATGACAGCTGGCGTGGTCAAGTTTTGGCTGACTGGTATTTAGAATTTAGTCAAAATAGTTCAAAATTAAACACAATTCCTCAAGCGGTTTTTTCTATTAAAACTTATATTTATGAATTAATTGAAGGGCTTAAAAAATATCAGCCTAAAGTTTTGAATCAGATTGAACCTGTTTTGAATTTTTTGAACCAAAAGTTTATGTTACAACATGATAAATTAACCAAGAGTTTTTGTCATGGTGATTGGCATGTGTTAAATATAATTTGGGGAGAACAAGAAATTAAAAAAGTTATTGATTGGGAATTTTGCGGTTGGAAACCGCAAGTCTATGATTTAGCTAATATGTTAGGTTGTTTAGGAGTTGAACATCCAACGGCTTTTCAAAGAAAATGCGTTTTAAGTTTAATTCAAAAAATAAAAGGGTCTAATTTATTTAATAAATTAAGCTGGCAAATTTTACCAGAATTTATTTTAGCCTTGCGTTTTGCCTGGTTGGCTGAATGGTTGAGAAAAAATGACCAGCCGATGATTAAATTAGAAATAGATTATATGTTTTGGTTAAAAGCTAATGTTGATAAATTAATTGATTAAGAGTTTACTCTTTTTTGTTTTTTATCTATAATATATATATGAATAAAAAAATTACCAAAGCGGTTATACCCGTGGCCGGTTTCGGTACGCGATTTTTTCCAGCTACCAAAGCTCAGCCCAAACAAATGTTGCCAATTTTAGATAAACCAGTTATTCAATATATTGTTGAGGAAATGGTAGAGTCTGGAATTAAACAAATTATTTTAGTAACCGGTGCTGATAAAAGAGCCATTGAAGATCATTTTGATTATAATGATGCTTTGGCTCTTCATCTAGAAAAACAGGGCAAAAAAGATGTTTTAGAGCAAATGGAAAAAATTTCAAACATGGCTGACTTTATTTATGTGCGCCAAAAGGGTCCCTACGGTAATGGCACACCATT
Coding sequences:
- a CDS encoding aminoglycoside phosphotransferase family protein codes for the protein MMDLFKEILEKYNLEFKKDHPEIEINGSPERCQQRWVIEDQVGDFFIVEKIFNHQVNRREYISQNLEKLNQAGLDKIELYLTNNQNEFITQINKDWWQIKKYILGVDLQRPDYLDDSWRGQVLADWYLEFSQNSSKLNTIPQAVFSIKTYIYELIEGLKKYQPKVLNQIEPVLNFLNQKFMLQHDKLTKSFCHGDWHVLNIIWGEQEIKKVIDWEFCGWKPQVYDLANMLGCLGVEHPTAFQRKCVLSLIQKIKGSNLFNKLSWQILPEFILALRFAWLAEWLRKNDQPMIKLEIDYMFWLKANVDKLID
- a CDS encoding pseudouridine synthase; this translates as MKIRLQKFLSQAGCCSRRQAEELIQQKRIKINNQVARLGDKAEINKDEVRFDERVIKLTSNLIYIKLNKPRGYTCTHGKFEKEKNIFELINLKEKLLIVGRLDRESRGLVLLTTDGELMQQITHPSYRHEKEYIVKISQKITEEEIKNLIRVFRAGLDLGPDFGKVRVKNIEYLKQSQFKIILIQGKKRQIRQMFQKLNYQVADLQRIRIKNIKLEKLAEGKWQYLTQTEINNLKK
- a CDS encoding O-antigen ligase family protein; the protein is MTLFILLTLLFALFIFLSWQNIQLALGLLFLCLPSYLIRFNVGFLPTTVLELMILAIFLTWLVKKLIRHERVLIIKKWFWIILMWLLGATLALLVSADLRVAAGIWKAYFIEPIIIFIILIDVIQKRRDINLIMHFLSVSVVSVALLAIYQKITGWLVPIEFWQDGRMTSFFGYPNAIGLYVAPIVILLLAQIKEIFKNKKDLKWGVFYLITIILGIISLVLAKSEGAVVGLLAGIIFLALLSGPRERKTILIIIILAILMISFYQPWQEYAREKITLNDLSGQIRRQQWKETWQMLQDGRILSGSGLASYQIAIEPYHQDGIFFNAEKDPDFKRKIILFSDEYKAEHWQPVEIYLYPHNIILNFWTELGLAGLSIFILCLLEFFKTGGLILKNKKNYLVIGLMASMIVILIHGLVDVPYFKNDLAILWWLFIGLITILDIKYQTRYEN
- a CDS encoding PD-(D/E)XK nuclease family protein: MSQYYKIPRDSRWNFDPNQKNNFKLSRSKLALFLECPRCFYLDNRLGLKRPAGYPFNLNSAVDYLLKKEFDIHRAEKKQHPLQEKYGLDARPVAHEKLDVWRENFQGVEYLHPETSLLITGAIDDLWINSKGEYIVVDYKATSKNDEITELDQDWQDSYKRQMDIYQWLLRRNGLKVSDTGYFVYCNGRTDTEAFDARLEFDVTLVPYKGDDSWVDKAILDAYECLMSNQIPESNSECDYCLYRQTIQKYLK